ACATTGTTGAAGCAACCGATGGTCTGCAAGCGTTAACTATACTTAAAAATCAACTTATAGATTTGGTTATAACAGATCTACATATGCCAAAAATGGATGGCCTTACCCTACTGGATGCTATTAGAAAGGATACTGAGCATGCTCAGCTCCCCGTACTTATGGTGACTTGTGAAGACAGCTCTGAGACTGTAAAAAAGATAATTAATGCAAAGGTATCAGGGTTTATTATAAAGCCCTTTAGTATGAATGTGCTGTCAGCTCAATTAACACGTTTAGCTAATAAAGTTTAATCGCACAATATTTTTAATCTAATTACTTAATAAACATAACTCTGATTATTAATTCCTACGCCCATCAATTTCTTTTCTATCATGTGATAGCATATGCTATTAACTAATCAAAAAGTAATGATTGAGGAAGTATGGCTAAGCCCAATAAAAAAGGGCCTACAAAAACGGTCGATATATTTTGTTCTGCGTGTAAGGCACCGTTATTCAAATACCGTAAAGGGGGGAAAGGTGCTTTAGTAAAATGCTTTATAGAAAGAATAACCCAAGATCACACCCATACTGAATGCGTATGTCCAGGCTGTGAGCGGCCTTTTGCTCGCCCAGCGACTATAAGAGGGACTGCAGCTTATAAAATGATAGGTGGTAAAGTCACTTTTAAATAAAGTAGCTATTTAACCCAAACTATCAAGAGGCGGACATAAGCCCTTGTTTGCTTTTTTTTCACTGGTAAACTTCGCTGGTTTTGCTGTTTCAATGATTGAAAAAAACCCTCCCCATGGATTGGGCCAGTCAGTTGGGTTTTAAAATGGAAAAGGATAGACGTGTGATTGCACTTTTATTTGATATTGTTGGTATGAGTGGCACTTTTTTAGTGGTTGGTTCGTTTTTTTTACTGCAACTAAATAAAGTATCGCCAAAAAGTTTGACGTATAATTTAATGAATTTAAGTGGCGCTATTTTGTTACTTATTAGTCTTTGCTATAACTTTAACTTAGCGAGTTTTGTAATTGAAATATTCTGGATCGCAGCCTCATTAATTGGTTTGTATAAGTACTTCAAAGACAAGCCAGCGCTTGCAAAAGCGTAGATTAAGCTAAAACAGCATCCCCTTGCAGGGAATTAAACCGTGAGATATTTTTAGTTTCACGGTTTTTTAGTTTTAATACACTTGTTAACAAAAAGTTTCTTCTGCAAAGACCTATAAATCGATACAATAGTGGCTATTACTTATTATTGGCACCTTGGTGTCATAGGCGTTTATGTTCTCCATCCCTAAAAAAATTATTTTTGCTTGTATTCTGTTAGTGCTGTTATTAGTGGTTACATTTTCATTTGGCCGTGCTTATGATTTAGGCCAAGCTAAAATTCAAGCTGACCAACAGGTCATTCAATTAAATAATTATATTGATAATGAACTCGCGCGCTTTGCAGCTATTCCTCAGCTCCTTACTGAAAATAATTTATTGATTCGTTTTACTAATAATGAATCACAACACTTCAATGCAATTAATAATTACTTGGCTGATATTCAACAAGCCAGCGGTGCCTCAGATGTATATATATTAGATACTCATGGCGACGTTATTGCCAGTAGCAACTGGCAAACCGACTATACGTTTTTAGGGAGCAACTTTGCATTCCGGCCTTACTTTAAACAAGCTTTTGCCGGAGAAAAGGTCGCCTACTTTGCTCTTGGACAACGCTCGAAAGAACGCGGAATATACTTCTCGCAGGCTATTTACCAAGATGGCAAAGCCATTGGCGTTGTGGCACTAAAAATTAATGTGGCTAAATTTGAAAACGATCGTTCGTTATTAAATACTTCAAAAGGCAGTCATTTTTATTTACAGCTTGCGGATAAAATTATTGCTATGTCAGATGAGCCAGCATGGCGTTTAAACACGTTTACAGAGCTTGATATTACTACACGTCGCGATATTAAACAGCGCCGTGCTTACTTAGATCATCAACCGTTACAAATAAAGCAGCAGCGCTACAAAAGTCAGGGCATTGAGCAATTTAAAATTGCTAAAGATGAATATGTTGCCGCTTCAAGACCACTGACACACCTAAATGCAACCATGACGGTATTGGTTGATATTTCAAGCATAAATGCATTACAGGTGCCCAGATTGTTATGGCTGGTGTTGTTTTATTGGGTATTTATTTTTGTCGGATATAGCTTATTGGCACGCTTTGCCGGATATAAAAAATTACTGTACTCGCGTCACAGTTTAGAACTTGAAGTATTAGAGCGCACCCAAGCGCTTGAAAAAGCGCAAACAGCACTAGTACAGTCGGCAAAATTAGCCACAATAGGGCAACTAAGTGCGGGTATTAATCATGAAATTAACCAGCCACTGAGCGCCATGAACACTTATTTGGCAAGCGCTAAAATTTTCCTCAAAAAGGGGAAACTCAATGCATTAAGTGAAAATTTAATTATTATTGAGAATTTGGTAGAGCGGGTGCATAAAATAGTGGCGCAGCTTAAACACTTTAGTAAGCCGGCGACAATGCAATTGCGACCACATCCACTGTCGGCGTTACTAAACAATGCGTTGATGATCACCCACCCGCAACTTAAACAAGACGATGTTAACGTCAGTGCTCCGCAGTTTTCGCAAGAGATCACGGTGTGGGTTGATGCATTAAAATTTGAACAAGTACTGGTTAATGTGATCACCAATGCGTCACAAGCAATGAAAGGTGAGCCTAAACGAGAGCTTAGTTTCGATGTTGAGTGTTTTGAGGAGCGCGTTAAGCTTTCTATTTTAGATAGTGGTCCAGGTATTGAACACCATGTGCTGGGATCTATTTTTGAACCCTTTTACAGTACCAAGTCAAGTAATGGTTTAGGGCTGGGCTTATCAATATCAAAGCAAATTATTGATTCATTTAATGGTTACTTAACGGCGCACAATCGCCCTCAAGGCGGTGCACAGTTTATTATTAGTTTATCAAGCATAGAGGCCCCAAAAAATGATTGAAGCCGTTGTTTGTAAGCAAGTGGTTGTTATTGATGATGAGGCGATGATCCGTGATTCGTTAAATCAGCTTTTAACCCTCGAAGGGTATGAGGTGCAGTGCTTTAGTGATGCGAGTATTGCTTTAAGCCGTTTAAGTCGCAATTTTTATGGCGTTGTCCTCAGTGATATAAATATGCCAACTATGGATGGTTTAACTTTTATTGAGCAGGTAAAAGCATTCGACAGTGAACTTCCGGTAATATTTTTAACAGGTTATGCCGATGTTTCTGTGGCGGTTAGAGCAATGCAGTTAGGTGCTTATGATCTATTTGAAAAACCCCTGAACGAAAATTTATTAGATTGCATTGCTAGGGCCTCAGACAAACGTGCTTTAGTTATGGAAAACAGAGCTCTGAAGCGTGCGGTTGAAAAGACCTCCGCGCCCGGTGTGCGCATTTTAGGCGAGACCCTTAAAATGCAGCACATGATGAACTTACTCAACACAGTGATTGATACACCCGCAGATGTATTAATTGAAGGTGAAACTGGAACAGGTAAAGAATTGGTTGCCCGTTACTTACATGATCATAGTAACCGTTCAAGCTGTCAGTTTGTGGCTATTAACTGTGGCGCGGTGCCTGAGCAACTAATAGAAAGTGAATTGTTTGGTGCTGTTAGTGGTGCATATACCGGCGCAACACAAGATCGCAAAGGCAAGTTTGAGTTTGCACAAGGCGGCACGGTTTTTTTAGATGAAATTGAAAGCACTCCCTTGTCACTACAAGTTAAATTACTACGGGTGCTTGAAGAGCGAAAAGTTACCCCTGTAGGGGCAAATAAAGCCATTGACCTTGATATTCGTATTGTTGCGGCCACCAAGGTCGATTTACTTTCGTTAGTAGAAAAAGGTGAGTTTAGAGCCGATTTATATTATCGATTGAGTTTAGTTAAAGTGAGTATTCCCGCATTAAGAGATAGAAAAGCCGATATTCCTTTGTTGTTTAAGTACTTTAGCTCTATTGCGGCCACTCGTTTTCATAAACCTTTGGGTGCGCTTAATATTGAGTTACAACAGCGCCTACTTGCGCATGATTGGCCTGGCAATGTTCGTGAATTAAGAAACCAGGCTGAACGAGCGGTATTACTTGGCCCCGATCTGGCTTTTGCACAGAGTGACTCAAGCAGTAGTGGCTCTTCGTTATCATTGGATTTAAGCCTTGCAGAAAAGGTCAGCTTTTATGAACAGTCTTTAATTGAAGAAGCCTTAGAGCTTAATCATGGCAGTATTAAAGACACCATGGCAACGTTGCAAATCGCGCGCAAAACCCTCTACGATAAAATGAGTAAATATAACCTTAATCGAGATATGTTTACCGATTAGTGGGTGGAAATGGTGAAAGTAGGTATTTAAAGTGTGTGGAAATCCGCACATTTCAAAGCTTTTTATCATGGTTTTATTTTTTAAGTCACTGAAATTTATTGTTATTATCTAGTTGGTCATGTTCTTGCTCTACAGTTGTAGACAACAAGTAACATCACATAATTAGGATACATAATGAAAAATAATCTATTCCAAGGTTCAGTACTTGCTGCGTTATGCAGTGCTGCCACACTACCTGTAACAGCGTTTGCTGCAGATTACACTGTGTATGGTAAAGCCGAAGTACAAATTGCCAACACCGATACTGGCATTATGCGTTACGCAGATGAAGGCACACAAATAGATGCCCCTTTTTCGCGTATTGGTATTAAAGGGGACCATAAATTAAATGAGTATTTTACTGCCGTATTTAAATACGAGGTTCAAGTAAAAGGTTTTGAACACGACGATACCAATGAGCCTTTTGCAGCACGTAATACTTACCTTGGCCTAAAAGGTGCGTTTGGTGAAGTGGTCGTAGGGCGAAACGACACTCGCTTTAAATATTCAGAAGGCAAGCTTGATAACTTTAACGAAACCCAAGCAGATATTTCACAAGTTATTGCCGGACAAGACCGATTAGGCGACACCATTACTTATACCTCTAAATACTGGCACAATGCACAGTTTTCATTTACCTATGCGCCAAAAGATGACAACAAAGATAACGAAGCAGGATTTGCGGCAACCCTGATTTATGGTGACCGTAGTTTAAATAAAACACCTTACTCTATTTCAATTAGCCATGTTGACTCACTTAATAACATTAAAGCAAGTCGTGTTGCAGGCGTGTATAAATTTGAAAAGCTAAAATTAGGTGCGTTATACCAACATTCAGAATCAATTGATGGTACTAAATCAGGGAATGGTTATGTGTTAAGTGCAAGTTACAAGCTCGATAAATGGGTTCCTAAAGTACAATTTGCAAAAGATGATTCAAAACTACGTCAAGCATCAGACGCTACTCAGTGGACTACTGGTGTAGACTACATCTTTGATAAGCAAACTACCGCTTACCTTTTATATACTGACCTCGACCTAGAAGAGAATGCTGATAACAGTGTTGCGCTTGGTCTTAAATATAAATTTTAAAGGCTGTTAATATGACAAAACGTATTTTAGAAAATAACGCCAATAAAAAGCCGTTTATGCAATGGCTGTTGTTGTTACTTGGTCCATGTGTAATGTTACTGACCTGCTTAGTTGAGCCGCCAGTAGGAATGTCGGTTGCTGCTTTTAAAACTGCAGGCTTAGCATTTTGGATGGCGTCGTGGTGGGTAAGTGAAGTTGTGCCCATTCCTGCTACCGCATTACTTCCTTTAGTGATTTCGCCTATCGTAGATATAGCGGCTATAAAAAGTGTTGCAGCTCCTTATGCGCATCCATTGATCTTTTTATTTTTAGGCGGTTTTTTAATATCAATTGCTATGGAGCGTTGGGGGTTACACAAGCGTATTGCATTAAGAACTATGCTTTATGCAGGTAAAAAACCAAGCTTACAAATTTTAGCCATGATGTTAGTGACTGCATTTTTATCAATGTGGATGTCTAATACCGCTACCGCAGTAATGATGTTGCCTATTGCCTTATCTATCACTCATTTAGTTAAAAGCTCAGATCCTAGTAATGAGGGGTTTGGTAAAGCACTTTTACTATCTATTGCTTATGGTGCGAGTATTGGTGGTATTGCTACTTTAATTGGTACTCCTCCGAATGCATTAATGGCTGCATACCTATCAGATAGCTACCAGATTGAAATTGGCTTTGCCCAGTGGATGATAGTTGGTGTGCCATTAGCACTTGGCATGTTAATCATCAGCTGGATTTGGCTAACTAAATTTACCTACAAAGTTGATGCGAATGTACAAGCAAACAAGCGAATTGATACTAAAGCGGTATTCTCTTCGCAGCTAAAAGAATTAGGTGAAATGCAACGTGCTGAAAAGGGCGTGTTGTTTGTATTTGCGTTTGCAGCTATTTGTTGGATATTTAGACCATTACTAGGCGATGTAACCGGCCTTAAAATTTCAGATACGGGTATTGCTATTGCAGCGGCATTATTATTATTTGTACTACCTGCAAATAAAGGCAGTGATGAGCGAATTTTAGATTGGGAAAGTGCAGCTAAAGTACCTTGGGGTGTGTTGCTTTTATTTGGGGGTGGCTTGACGCTAGCCTCGCAAATTAAATCATCTGGATTAGCTGTCTACATTGCCAACATGATTGAGGGTGCCAGTGCAATTCCTTTAGTTATGAGCATTCTTGTGGTGGTGGCACTCATTACTTTCTTAACGGAAATTACCAGTAATACGGCAACAGCCGCAGGCTTTTTACCATTGCTGGGGCCTGTTGCTGAGTCAATAACTGGCAGTCCGTTAGTGTGGGTTATTCCAGCTGCGATTGCGTGTAGTTGTGCGTTTATGATGCCAGTAGCCACACCACCCAATGCGATTGTGTTTGGCTCGGGTGAAATTAAAATGAAAGACATGATCCGTGCTGGCTGTGTGTTAAATATTGTCGCTATAGTTTTAATTACCTTAGTAACAATGACCATAGCAGCCCAGGTTTTTGGCTTTTAATAACCCACTTTAATCAACTAACAAAACAGATAACCGATGCACATAAAAGCTGTGCATCGGTATGAGTTCCAACCAACCTTATGAGTGTTTTTGCAACGCTTTTCATTATGTTGCAAAATCACTCTTTATTGCTCGTGTAACAGATCAAGGTTATAGTCTTGAAAACGTTATAAATCGAGTAGCCTATTTTGACCACTGATACATTATCTACAGGGACTTTGCGTTCACAATTTAATGAACTAAAGCACTCTTTTGAAAACACCCCTTACTTACCCATTGAGCAACGCCTTGCTTTACTCAAGAAAGTACGCGCTAACATTGTAACGCTAGAGCAAGACTTAATTGCTGCAGTATCTAAAGATTTTGGTTACCGAACGGCCTTTGATACCTTAGTAGGTGATATTTTGCCCACCATGCAGGGGCTTGCACATATTATTAAAAAGTTACCTCGCTGGTCTAAGCCTAGTCATCGCAGCGCGGGGTTAAGCTTATGGCCCTCAAAAGTAAGTGTAACCTATCAGCCTATTGGCGTGGTGGGTGTGATTGCACCGTGGAACTATCCTATTCAATTGGCATTGGTGCCGGTCATCACCGCGATTGCAGCGGGCAACAGGGTTATGCTAAAGCTCAGTGAATTTACGCCTAATACCAATGCGGTTCTTGAAAAAATATTTATAGGTGAATTAAGCCAACACTGCACCATTATTCAAGGTGGCAGCGAGGTGGCGAGTGAGTTTTCATCATTACCCTTTGCACATTTATTATTTACTGGCTCAACAGCGGTCGGTAAGTTGGTCATGGGCGCAGCGAGTAAAAATTTAACACCAGTCACTTTAGAACTAGGCGGAAAATCGCCAGTCATTGTGTTAGAAAAAGCAGACGTAAATAAAGCCGCTCGTGCTCTATTATTTGGCAAAATGGCCAATGCAGGGCAAATATGTGTGGCTCCTGACTACGTATTTGTTCCTAAAGCACTAGAACATCAGTTTATTAAAGCTTTGTGCACACTTTATAAAAAGCACTTTAAGCAAGGTGTTGAAGGGAAAAACCTGACCTCTATTATTAGTCCAGCTCATTATCAACGTCTGCTAGGTTATTTAGAACAAGCACAACAACAAGGCGCTAAAATAACAAAGCCACTTGAGCAAAATCAACAAGATGCTGAAAAACACCGGATGGGTCTGCATATTGTGACGCATGTCACCGACGAGATGCAATTAATGCAAGAAGAGTTATTTGGGCCTATTTTACCGATTATGAGTTATGACAAATTAGATGATGCGCTTAATTATATTCGACTACGCCATCATCCATTAGCGGTTTATATTTTGGGCCAAGACAAGCAAGCGCAACAGTACATTATTAAGCAAACACTTAGCGGAACCGTTGCCGTTAACGATACATTAATACAAGTAGCTGCCGATGATGTACCATTTGGCGGGGTGGGTCATTCAGGAATGGGGCATTATCATGCTAAAGAAGGCTTTTTAACCTTTAGCCATGCAAAAAATACCTTAGTATCAGGCTCGTTTAATCCGCGTATAGGTTTATTACTTAAACAAAATAAATTACTGATCAAAGTGCTAAAGTGGCTTTATGTAAAATAGCCTGTAGTACTTAAAATAAAAAAGCTGAATGAATCACTTCATTCAGCTTTTTTAGTTATTCTTTTGGCTTAAAACATTCGCCCTTCACCCGCATAAGTACCCGCTAAAATTTTATTATAAATAGCATCGGCTTTTTCTTTAGCCTCAGCGACTTCCTTAGGGAGCATAGTGCGTTCATCAAGTTTACGACTGTGACTAGCTTGCATATTACCGTTATACTCAGCAATGGTATTCCACACATACGACATTTCAAGGTTTTTTGGCATTCCTAAGCCTTCGAAATACATCAGTGCTAAATTAAATTGTGCAAGAGTGTAATTATTTGCGGCGGCTTTTTCATACCATGTTCTGGCGGCTTTATAATCTTGGCTCACGCCATCGCCGTTGGCGTACATTACCCCTAAATTATACTGTGCAGCAGGAAGGTTTTTATTGGCTGCTTTCTCAAATAAGCTAATAGCCATTTGTTTGTCTAACTTTACGCCATTGCCTTCGTCATACAATACTGCAAGTGCAAACATCGAATCTACATGATTCTTTTTAACTGCTTGTTGATAAAGCTCTGCAGCTTTGTAGTAGTCGCGAGTAACTCCATGTCCGCCCTCGTACAACTTACCTAGTTCGTAAATACCTGGGGCATAGCCTTTGTCTGCAAGGTAATTAAACTCTTTTAGTGCTTCCTCAAATTGCCCTGCGTTTGCAGCTATTATGCCTTCCTCAAGCCCTGCATAAGCATAAGGTGTAGCAAGTATAATGCCCGCAAAGAACATTGCTTTTAAATTAGACTGTGACATATGCATGTCTCCAAATTAGTTATCGTTGTTGGTAAGCATCATAACGATTAATCATTTACTTCTTACTCGAGTAGCTAATAAATTATGAGCTAAATCAATAACGCCAACGTTTATAAATTAGATATACAAACGTATTAACAAGTAGCTTTAACTATAGCTCAAAAATTCTAAACTTAAGCACATAG
The genomic region above belongs to Pseudoalteromonas undina and contains:
- a CDS encoding sigma-54-dependent transcriptional regulator, whose translation is MIEAVVCKQVVVIDDEAMIRDSLNQLLTLEGYEVQCFSDASIALSRLSRNFYGVVLSDINMPTMDGLTFIEQVKAFDSELPVIFLTGYADVSVAVRAMQLGAYDLFEKPLNENLLDCIARASDKRALVMENRALKRAVEKTSAPGVRILGETLKMQHMMNLLNTVIDTPADVLIEGETGTGKELVARYLHDHSNRSSCQFVAINCGAVPEQLIESELFGAVSGAYTGATQDRKGKFEFAQGGTVFLDEIESTPLSLQVKLLRVLEERKVTPVGANKAIDLDIRIVAATKVDLLSLVEKGEFRADLYYRLSLVKVSIPALRDRKADIPLLFKYFSSIAATRFHKPLGALNIELQQRLLAHDWPGNVRELRNQAERAVLLGPDLAFAQSDSSSSGSSLSLDLSLAEKVSFYEQSLIEEALELNHGSIKDTMATLQIARKTLYDKMSKYNLNRDMFTD
- a CDS encoding CBU_0592 family membrane protein; translation: MIALLFDIVGMSGTFLVVGSFFLLQLNKVSPKSLTYNLMNLSGAILLLISLCYNFNLASFVIEIFWIAASLIGLYKYFKDKPALAKA
- a CDS encoding sensor histidine kinase: MFSIPKKIIFACILLVLLLVVTFSFGRAYDLGQAKIQADQQVIQLNNYIDNELARFAAIPQLLTENNLLIRFTNNESQHFNAINNYLADIQQASGASDVYILDTHGDVIASSNWQTDYTFLGSNFAFRPYFKQAFAGEKVAYFALGQRSKERGIYFSQAIYQDGKAIGVVALKINVAKFENDRSLLNTSKGSHFYLQLADKIIAMSDEPAWRLNTFTELDITTRRDIKQRRAYLDHQPLQIKQQRYKSQGIEQFKIAKDEYVAASRPLTHLNATMTVLVDISSINALQVPRLLWLVLFYWVFIFVGYSLLARFAGYKKLLYSRHSLELEVLERTQALEKAQTALVQSAKLATIGQLSAGINHEINQPLSAMNTYLASAKIFLKKGKLNALSENLIIIENLVERVHKIVAQLKHFSKPATMQLRPHPLSALLNNALMITHPQLKQDDVNVSAPQFSQEITVWVDALKFEQVLVNVITNASQAMKGEPKRELSFDVECFEERVKLSILDSGPGIEHHVLGSIFEPFYSTKSSNGLGLGLSISKQIIDSFNGYLTAHNRPQGGAQFIISLSSIEAPKND
- a CDS encoding SLC13 family permease, whose amino-acid sequence is MTKRILENNANKKPFMQWLLLLLGPCVMLLTCLVEPPVGMSVAAFKTAGLAFWMASWWVSEVVPIPATALLPLVISPIVDIAAIKSVAAPYAHPLIFLFLGGFLISIAMERWGLHKRIALRTMLYAGKKPSLQILAMMLVTAFLSMWMSNTATAVMMLPIALSITHLVKSSDPSNEGFGKALLLSIAYGASIGGIATLIGTPPNALMAAYLSDSYQIEIGFAQWMIVGVPLALGMLIISWIWLTKFTYKVDANVQANKRIDTKAVFSSQLKELGEMQRAEKGVLFVFAFAAICWIFRPLLGDVTGLKISDTGIAIAAALLLFVLPANKGSDERILDWESAAKVPWGVLLLFGGGLTLASQIKSSGLAVYIANMIEGASAIPLVMSILVVVALITFLTEITSNTATAAGFLPLLGPVAESITGSPLVWVIPAAIACSCAFMMPVATPPNAIVFGSGEIKMKDMIRAGCVLNIVAIVLITLVTMTIAAQVFGF
- a CDS encoding response regulator, producing the protein MRILVVDDMPLMRHVLINMLRQLDYKDIVEATDGLQALTILKNQLIDLVITDLHMPKMDGLTLLDAIRKDTEHAQLPVLMVTCEDSSETVKKIINAKVSGFIIKPFSMNVLSAQLTRLANKV
- a CDS encoding porin; amino-acid sequence: MKNNLFQGSVLAALCSAATLPVTAFAADYTVYGKAEVQIANTDTGIMRYADEGTQIDAPFSRIGIKGDHKLNEYFTAVFKYEVQVKGFEHDDTNEPFAARNTYLGLKGAFGEVVVGRNDTRFKYSEGKLDNFNETQADISQVIAGQDRLGDTITYTSKYWHNAQFSFTYAPKDDNKDNEAGFAATLIYGDRSLNKTPYSISISHVDSLNNIKASRVAGVYKFEKLKLGALYQHSESIDGTKSGNGYVLSASYKLDKWVPKVQFAKDDSKLRQASDATQWTTGVDYIFDKQTTAYLLYTDLDLEENADNSVALGLKYKF
- a CDS encoding tetratricopeptide repeat protein; protein product: MSQSNLKAMFFAGIILATPYAYAGLEEGIIAANAGQFEEALKEFNYLADKGYAPGIYELGKLYEGGHGVTRDYYKAAELYQQAVKKNHVDSMFALAVLYDEGNGVKLDKQMAISLFEKAANKNLPAAQYNLGVMYANGDGVSQDYKAARTWYEKAAANNYTLAQFNLALMYFEGLGMPKNLEMSYVWNTIAEYNGNMQASHSRKLDERTMLPKEVAEAKEKADAIYNKILAGTYAGEGRMF
- a CDS encoding coniferyl aldehyde dehydrogenase — encoded protein: MTTDTLSTGTLRSQFNELKHSFENTPYLPIEQRLALLKKVRANIVTLEQDLIAAVSKDFGYRTAFDTLVGDILPTMQGLAHIIKKLPRWSKPSHRSAGLSLWPSKVSVTYQPIGVVGVIAPWNYPIQLALVPVITAIAAGNRVMLKLSEFTPNTNAVLEKIFIGELSQHCTIIQGGSEVASEFSSLPFAHLLFTGSTAVGKLVMGAASKNLTPVTLELGGKSPVIVLEKADVNKAARALLFGKMANAGQICVAPDYVFVPKALEHQFIKALCTLYKKHFKQGVEGKNLTSIISPAHYQRLLGYLEQAQQQGAKITKPLEQNQQDAEKHRMGLHIVTHVTDEMQLMQEELFGPILPIMSYDKLDDALNYIRLRHHPLAVYILGQDKQAQQYIIKQTLSGTVAVNDTLIQVAADDVPFGGVGHSGMGHYHAKEGFLTFSHAKNTLVSGSFNPRIGLLLKQNKLLIKVLKWLYVK